A genomic window from Streptomyces sp. MST-110588 includes:
- a CDS encoding prenyltransferase/squalene oxidase repeat-containing protein encodes MAPSPAVLARRGAAALATAAVLCAAGAPAASADTPAASASPSPKLPQGLYGSKDPQYDGVWRQSLALLAQHTVGVRPARPAVDWLVGQQCSDGSFAAFRPDPAKACDGKTMRDTNQTAAAVQALAALGGHGDAVGKAVAWLKSVQNDDGSWSSMPGSPGDTNSTSVVIGALAAAGEKPESVTSKKGGKSPYDALVTFQIGCDAKDAEEGQRGAFAFQPKDGKLTANDDATAAAALGGLGKGYVVDPAGKDVEEPVKGLSCEGSDKADKSGKGGKEGAERAAQGAAAYLVSVLDKNDHHLKSAMPGAGDQPDVGNTADAVVALAAGSHGDAAQPPLKWLEKNSAAWAKEGGPAAYAQLVLAAHATGADPRHFGGADLVAQLNATGPEPAGSAEPSATAEKDAKDAKDDEGGIQPWWIAGIVFVASAGVGFLISGRRKKNQH; translated from the coding sequence ATGGCCCCCTCCCCCGCCGTACTGGCGCGCCGCGGCGCCGCGGCGCTGGCCACCGCCGCCGTACTGTGCGCGGCCGGCGCGCCCGCCGCGTCCGCCGACACCCCCGCCGCGTCCGCCTCCCCCTCACCGAAGCTGCCCCAGGGGCTGTACGGCAGCAAGGACCCGCAGTACGACGGGGTGTGGCGGCAGTCGCTGGCGCTGCTCGCCCAGCACACGGTGGGCGTCCGCCCGGCGCGGCCGGCCGTCGACTGGCTCGTCGGGCAGCAGTGCTCCGACGGTTCCTTCGCGGCGTTCCGCCCGGACCCCGCCAAGGCGTGTGACGGAAAGACGATGCGGGACACCAACCAGACGGCCGCCGCGGTGCAGGCGCTGGCGGCGCTCGGCGGGCACGGTGACGCGGTGGGCAAGGCCGTGGCGTGGCTGAAGTCCGTCCAGAACGACGACGGCAGTTGGAGTTCGATGCCGGGCTCGCCCGGGGACACCAACTCCACCTCGGTCGTGATCGGCGCGCTGGCCGCGGCGGGCGAGAAGCCGGAGTCGGTGACGTCCAAGAAGGGCGGCAAGAGCCCGTACGACGCACTGGTCACCTTCCAGATCGGTTGTGACGCGAAGGACGCCGAGGAGGGGCAGCGCGGCGCGTTCGCCTTCCAGCCCAAGGACGGCAAGCTCACCGCGAACGACGACGCGACGGCGGCAGCCGCGCTCGGCGGGCTGGGCAAGGGCTATGTCGTCGACCCGGCCGGCAAGGACGTCGAGGAGCCGGTCAAGGGCCTGTCCTGCGAGGGCTCCGACAAGGCGGACAAGTCCGGCAAGGGCGGCAAGGAGGGAGCCGAGCGGGCCGCGCAGGGCGCCGCCGCGTACCTCGTCTCGGTGCTCGACAAGAACGACCACCACCTGAAGTCCGCGATGCCGGGCGCCGGCGACCAGCCCGACGTCGGCAACACCGCCGACGCGGTCGTCGCGCTCGCCGCGGGCTCCCACGGCGACGCCGCGCAGCCGCCGCTGAAGTGGCTGGAGAAGAACTCCGCGGCCTGGGCGAAGGAGGGCGGTCCGGCCGCGTACGCCCAGCTCGTCCTGGCCGCGCACGCCACCGGCGCCGATCCGCGCCACTTCGGCGGTGCGGACCTGGTGGCACAGCTCAACGCCACCGGTCCCGAGCCGGCCGGCAGCGCCGAGCCGTCCGCCACGGCCGAGAAGGACGCCAAGGACGCCAAGGACGACGAGGGCGGCATCCAGCCGTGGTGGATCGCCGGCATCGTCTTCGTCGCCAGCGCCGGCGTGGGCTTCCTGATCAGCGGTCGCAGGAAGAAGAACCAGCACTGA
- a CDS encoding MBL fold metallo-hydrolase, with amino-acid sequence MAQVTGQPADEVTGQPADEVTGEPVDEVTDTATGQVTDHRGGVWSIAVPIPDNPLGHTLVHLLETDRGPVLVDTGWDDPRSWDTLTAGIGACGFDATDIHGVVITHHHPDHHGLSGRVRETSGAWIAMHAADAAVVRRTREAGPGRWLDHLTARLAAAGAPESHLAPLRQARAEGRGRSLPGLRAALPDREIVPGELLDLPGRRLRAVWTPGHTPGHVCLHLEEGGGVTRGGRLFSGDHLLPGISPHIGLYEDPDGLYEHPDGDDGGDPESEVPGADPLGDYLDSLERVARLAPAEVLPAHQHPFTDTAGRVRELIAHHAERLSGLRALLSVPLTPWQLAEKMKWNRPWDRIPHASRTIAVSEAQAHLRHLVKRGLAEPVPGSADPVTYQAV; translated from the coding sequence ATGGCGCAGGTGACCGGGCAGCCGGCCGACGAGGTGACCGGGCAGCCGGCCGATGAGGTGACCGGGGAGCCGGTCGATGAGGTGACCGACACGGCGACCGGGCAGGTGACCGATCACCGGGGCGGGGTGTGGAGCATCGCCGTCCCCATCCCCGACAACCCGCTCGGCCACACCCTCGTCCATCTGCTGGAGACCGACCGCGGGCCGGTGCTCGTCGACACCGGATGGGACGACCCCCGCTCCTGGGACACGCTGACTGCCGGCATCGGCGCCTGCGGGTTCGACGCGACAGACATCCACGGGGTGGTGATCACCCACCACCATCCGGACCACCACGGGCTGTCCGGCAGGGTACGGGAGACCTCCGGCGCCTGGATCGCGATGCACGCCGCCGACGCGGCCGTCGTACGCCGTACCCGGGAGGCCGGTCCGGGACGGTGGCTGGACCACCTGACGGCCAGGCTCGCGGCGGCCGGCGCGCCCGAATCCCACCTGGCGCCGCTGCGGCAGGCGCGTGCCGAGGGGCGGGGGCGGTCGCTGCCGGGGCTGCGGGCCGCCCTGCCCGACCGCGAGATCGTTCCCGGGGAGCTGCTGGACCTGCCGGGGCGCCGGCTGCGCGCCGTCTGGACGCCCGGGCACACGCCGGGTCATGTGTGCCTGCATCTGGAGGAGGGCGGCGGGGTGACTCGTGGCGGCCGGCTCTTCTCCGGTGATCATCTGCTGCCGGGCATCAGCCCGCACATCGGGCTGTACGAGGACCCGGACGGCCTGTACGAGCACCCGGACGGCGATGACGGCGGCGATCCGGAGAGCGAAGTGCCGGGCGCCGACCCGCTCGGCGACTACCTCGATTCGCTGGAGCGCGTCGCCCGGCTCGCCCCGGCCGAGGTGCTGCCCGCCCATCAGCACCCTTTCACGGACACGGCCGGGCGTGTCCGCGAGCTCATCGCCCACCACGCGGAGCGGCTGTCCGGCCTGAGAGCACTGCTCTCGGTTCCGCTCACTCCCTGGCAGCTCGCCGAGAAGATGAAGTGGAACCGCCCCTGGGACCGGATTCCGCACGCCTCCCGCACCATCGCGGTCTCCGAGGCCCAGGCGCACCTGCGCCACCTGGTGAAGCGGGGGCTGGCCGAGCCGGTCCCGGGCTCCGCCGACCCCGTCACCTACCAGGCCGTATGA
- a CDS encoding aldehyde dehydrogenase, which yields MDHHSGLVEHEQLFIGGELTDPAGTDTIEVVSPHTEQVIGRVPHASRADVDRAVAAARTSFDSGVWARTPPAERIAVVTRIKDAFAARSEEIARLISAQNGTPYTAGVMVQSLAAMMVWDAAITVARDFAYEERRAGVLGPLLVRREPAGVVAAVVPWNVPQFTAAAKLAPALLAGCSVVLKVSPETPLDAYVLAEIAAGAGLPPGVLSILPADREVSEYLVGHPGVDKVSFTGSVAAGKRVMEVAARHLGRVTLELGGKSAAVILPDADLDAAVAGIAPYAWMINGQACVAQTRILAPRDRYQEIAERFTAVAAALKVGDPLDPATEVGPLVAHRQQRRSLDYIALGREEGAEVLAGGGTPPEQKTGWYVEPTLFGDVENSMRIAREEIFGPVVCLLPYEDEEEAVRIADDSEYGLSGSVWTADVERGIEVARRVRTGTYSVNTFGIDMLGPFGGYKNSGIGREFGPEGFGEYLEHKMIHLPAGA from the coding sequence CTGGACCACCACAGCGGCCTCGTCGAGCACGAACAGCTCTTCATAGGCGGCGAGCTGACCGACCCGGCCGGGACGGACACCATCGAGGTCGTCTCGCCGCACACCGAGCAGGTCATCGGCCGCGTCCCGCACGCCTCGCGGGCCGACGTCGACCGCGCCGTGGCCGCGGCCCGTACCTCCTTCGATTCCGGGGTGTGGGCCCGGACGCCGCCGGCGGAGCGGATCGCGGTGGTGACGCGGATCAAGGACGCGTTCGCCGCACGGAGCGAGGAGATCGCCCGGCTCATCAGCGCGCAGAACGGCACCCCGTACACCGCCGGCGTCATGGTGCAGTCGCTGGCCGCGATGATGGTGTGGGACGCGGCGATCACCGTCGCGCGCGACTTCGCGTACGAGGAGCGGCGGGCGGGCGTGCTGGGCCCCCTGCTGGTACGGCGCGAGCCGGCCGGGGTGGTGGCGGCCGTGGTGCCCTGGAACGTCCCGCAGTTCACCGCCGCGGCCAAGCTGGCGCCCGCGCTGCTGGCCGGCTGCTCGGTGGTCCTGAAGGTCTCGCCGGAGACGCCCCTGGACGCGTACGTCCTCGCGGAGATCGCGGCCGGGGCCGGGCTGCCGCCGGGTGTGCTCTCCATCCTCCCGGCGGACCGCGAGGTGAGCGAGTACCTGGTCGGGCACCCTGGGGTGGACAAGGTGTCCTTCACCGGGTCGGTGGCGGCCGGCAAGCGGGTCATGGAGGTCGCCGCGCGCCACCTGGGCCGCGTCACGCTGGAGCTGGGCGGCAAGTCGGCGGCGGTGATCCTGCCGGACGCCGACCTGGACGCGGCGGTCGCCGGCATCGCGCCGTACGCCTGGATGATCAACGGGCAGGCGTGTGTGGCCCAGACCCGCATCCTCGCCCCCCGGGACCGCTACCAGGAGATCGCCGAGCGTTTCACGGCCGTCGCCGCCGCTCTGAAGGTCGGTGATCCGCTGGACCCGGCCACCGAGGTCGGCCCGCTGGTCGCCCACCGGCAGCAGCGGCGCTCCCTGGACTACATCGCCCTCGGCCGCGAGGAGGGTGCCGAGGTCCTCGCGGGCGGTGGCACGCCACCGGAGCAGAAGACGGGCTGGTACGTGGAGCCCACGCTCTTCGGCGACGTCGAGAACTCCATGCGGATCGCCCGTGAGGAGATCTTCGGCCCGGTCGTCTGCCTGCTGCCGTACGAGGACGAGGAGGAGGCGGTCCGGATCGCCGACGACTCCGAGTACGGGCTGTCCGGCTCGGTGTGGACCGCGGACGTCGAGCGCGGCATCGAGGTCGCACGGCGGGTGCGGACCGGTACGTACTCCGTGAACACCTTCGGCATCGACATGCTCGGGCCGTTCGGCGGCTACAAGAACTCCGGCATCGGGCGGGAGTTCGGACCGGAGGGCTTCGGCGAATACCTGGAGCACAAGATGATCCACCTTCCGGCGGGTGCGTGA
- a CDS encoding ferredoxin: MAGRWRVEVDRTVCVGSGMCAATAPGHFRLDATRRSQPVHPETEAAEPVLSAAEGCPVEAITLTAADSGAAVFPPDDE, encoded by the coding sequence ATGGCCGGCCGCTGGCGGGTGGAGGTGGACCGTACGGTGTGTGTCGGCTCGGGCATGTGCGCCGCCACCGCGCCGGGTCACTTCCGGCTCGACGCGACCCGCCGCTCGCAGCCGGTACACCCGGAGACCGAGGCCGCCGAACCGGTCCTGTCGGCGGCCGAGGGCTGCCCGGTCGAGGCCATCACCCTGACCGCGGCGGACTCGGGCGCGGCGGTCTTCCCGCCCGACGACGAGTGA
- the lanKC gene encoding class III lanthionine synthetase LanKC: MDQRYEVYCLADRYFYETPDRLSAGAGGSSAESGPDRVPLYEAAQRTVPEGWQCRLSGEWLHVSPAKVLGGVAGGEGGDGAVDEAGGGSGGEGDALPAGLPAQGWKIHVSACTDNAEKIAAKVWDYCVARSVPFKFVPGPRPLHLRNSKYADRGSSGKFATLYPADERQLHTILRELGALLEGEPGPYILSDLRWKDGPLYVRYGGFARRHCVDENGALVTAIEDPEGRLVPDRREPAFRPPSWVTLPDFLTEQLAARNATTVADLPYSIESALHFSNGGGVYVGHDRRTGEKVVLKEARPHAGLASDRADAVTRLERERTALQRLSGLGAAPEVRDWFTLDDHRFLVMEFLEGRTLNSFFADRHPLIGPRPDPAALASYTAWALRIHAAVQETVAAVHSRGVVFNDLHMFNIMVAPDERSVRLLDFEAAADIGENHRQALAHPGFIAPADRSGFDVDHYALACLRLALFLPMTTLLVIDRAKAAHLAEIIGEQFPDVPRDFLAEAVRVICAPGRTETPGRTETAGRSEPVARTEPVARAEGAQRSVRTGPAGRRERRPYLPCEPGDWPRSRDSMVRGILAAASPGRGDRLFPGDIAQFTTGGGLGVAHGAAGVLYAFAETGAGRYEEGEEWLLRHTAPPPSGTPLGFYDGLTGVACVLDRLGHRERARQLIDLVLAEKWQRLAPDLHGGLSGLGLALDHLARAWDEPELRERAGEAARHTADRLDADGGKDSGSMTAGGTASGRGSGGKGGGRRVGLLRGATGPALLFLRLYESTGDTGLLDLAAGALRRDLARCVRDASGALVVDEGWRTMPYLGAGSVGIAAVLDDYLAHRADEEFEQARAAILPAATSRYYAQPGLFRGRAGMIWHLARTTARTTTPVPGAEGRQGTQDRRQGTEDRQDTEGTGEGGGAGAGAAPQRPQGAGTGEAALAAQIRYLGWYAVPYRQHLAYPGDQMLRLSTDLATGAAGCLLALGAALHDRPVELPFLPPPVHGTGGHRAGPGHRAGAVAGETTGIPETAQHVPE, from the coding sequence ATGGATCAGCGATACGAGGTTTACTGTCTCGCCGACAGGTATTTCTACGAGACCCCGGATCGTTTGTCCGCAGGGGCCGGCGGCAGTTCCGCGGAAAGCGGCCCGGACCGCGTACCGCTGTACGAGGCGGCACAGCGCACCGTCCCCGAAGGGTGGCAATGCCGTCTCTCCGGGGAATGGCTCCACGTGAGCCCGGCGAAGGTCCTGGGAGGCGTGGCCGGGGGCGAGGGCGGCGACGGAGCCGTTGACGAAGCCGGTGGCGGGAGCGGCGGCGAGGGGGACGCGCTGCCGGCGGGGCTTCCGGCGCAGGGCTGGAAGATCCATGTGTCGGCCTGTACCGACAACGCCGAGAAGATCGCCGCCAAAGTCTGGGACTACTGCGTGGCGCGTTCCGTCCCCTTCAAATTCGTACCCGGTCCCCGGCCGCTGCACCTGCGGAATTCAAAATACGCCGACCGTGGCTCCAGTGGTAAATTCGCCACCCTCTATCCCGCGGACGAGCGGCAGCTCCACACGATTCTCCGGGAACTCGGCGCGCTGCTGGAGGGCGAGCCGGGCCCGTACATCCTCAGCGATCTGCGCTGGAAGGACGGACCGCTCTACGTCCGTTACGGGGGATTCGCCCGGCGCCATTGTGTCGACGAGAACGGCGCGCTGGTCACCGCCATCGAGGATCCCGAAGGACGGCTGGTCCCCGACCGGCGCGAGCCGGCGTTCCGGCCGCCCTCATGGGTGACCCTGCCCGACTTCCTGACCGAGCAGCTCGCCGCCCGCAACGCCACCACCGTCGCCGACCTGCCCTACAGCATCGAATCCGCCCTCCACTTCTCCAACGGCGGCGGCGTCTACGTCGGCCACGACCGCAGGACCGGCGAGAAGGTCGTGCTGAAGGAAGCCCGGCCGCACGCGGGGCTCGCCTCCGACCGCGCCGACGCGGTCACCCGCCTGGAACGCGAACGGACCGCCCTGCAGCGGCTGTCCGGGCTCGGCGCCGCCCCCGAGGTACGCGACTGGTTCACCCTGGACGACCACCGCTTCCTGGTCATGGAGTTCCTGGAGGGCCGCACCCTCAACTCCTTCTTCGCCGACCGTCACCCGCTGATCGGACCGCGGCCGGACCCCGCCGCGCTCGCCTCGTACACCGCGTGGGCGCTGCGCATCCACGCCGCCGTCCAGGAGACCGTCGCCGCCGTGCACAGCCGGGGCGTGGTCTTCAACGACCTGCACATGTTCAACATCATGGTGGCGCCGGACGAGCGGAGCGTGCGGCTGCTGGACTTCGAGGCCGCCGCGGACATCGGCGAAAACCACCGCCAGGCGCTGGCCCACCCGGGTTTCATCGCCCCGGCGGACCGCTCGGGCTTCGACGTCGACCACTACGCCCTGGCGTGTCTGCGCCTGGCGCTGTTCCTGCCGATGACGACGCTGCTCGTCATCGACCGCGCCAAGGCGGCGCATCTCGCGGAGATCATCGGCGAACAGTTCCCGGACGTGCCGCGGGACTTCCTCGCGGAGGCGGTACGGGTCATCTGCGCGCCGGGTCGTACGGAGACGCCAGGTCGTACGGAGACGGCGGGGCGCAGCGAACCGGTGGCGCGTACGGAACCGGTGGCGCGTGCGGAGGGTGCGCAGCGCTCGGTACGGACCGGGCCGGCGGGGCGGCGCGAGCGGCGCCCGTACCTGCCCTGCGAGCCCGGCGACTGGCCGCGCAGCCGCGACTCCATGGTCCGCGGCATCCTCGCCGCCGCCTCGCCCGGCCGCGGCGACCGGCTCTTCCCCGGAGACATCGCGCAGTTCACCACCGGCGGCGGACTGGGCGTCGCCCACGGCGCGGCCGGTGTGCTGTACGCGTTCGCCGAGACCGGCGCCGGACGGTACGAGGAGGGCGAGGAGTGGCTGCTGCGGCACACCGCCCCGCCGCCCTCCGGCACCCCCCTGGGCTTCTACGACGGACTGACGGGCGTGGCCTGCGTACTGGACCGGCTGGGCCATCGCGAGCGCGCGCGGCAACTGATCGACCTCGTCCTCGCCGAGAAGTGGCAGCGGCTGGCGCCCGACCTGCACGGCGGCCTGTCCGGACTCGGCCTGGCGCTGGACCACCTGGCGCGTGCCTGGGACGAACCGGAGCTGCGCGAGCGGGCGGGGGAAGCGGCGCGGCACACGGCCGACCGGCTCGACGCGGACGGCGGCAAGGACAGCGGCAGCATGACGGCGGGCGGAACGGCGAGCGGGAGGGGGAGCGGCGGCAAGGGCGGGGGCAGGCGCGTCGGCCTGCTGCGTGGCGCTACCGGGCCCGCACTGCTCTTCCTGCGGCTGTACGAGTCCACCGGCGACACCGGGCTCCTGGACCTGGCCGCCGGGGCGCTGCGGCGCGATCTCGCGCGGTGCGTACGGGACGCGAGCGGCGCCCTGGTCGTGGACGAGGGCTGGCGCACCATGCCGTACCTGGGGGCGGGCAGCGTCGGTATCGCGGCCGTCCTGGACGACTACCTCGCGCACCGGGCCGACGAGGAGTTCGAACAGGCGCGGGCCGCCATCCTGCCGGCCGCCACCTCGCGCTACTACGCCCAGCCCGGCCTCTTCCGTGGACGCGCCGGGATGATCTGGCACCTGGCCCGTACGACGGCCCGTACGACGACTCCCGTGCCCGGCGCGGAGGGCAGGCAGGGCACGCAGGACAGGCGGCAGGGCACGGAGGACAGGCAGGACACGGAGGGTACGGGCGAAGGCGGCGGAGCCGGAGCCGGGGCCGCGCCGCAGAGGCCGCAGGGAGCCGGTACGGGCGAGGCCGCCCTGGCCGCGCAGATCAGGTACCTGGGGTGGTACGCCGTGCCGTACCGGCAGCACCTGGCCTACCCCGGAGACCAGATGCTGCGGCTGTCGACGGACCTGGCCACCGGCGCCGCCGGCTGTCTGCTGGCGCTCGGCGCGGCCCTCCACGACCGGCCCGTCGAACTGCCCTTCCTCCCGCCGCCGGTGCACGGCACCGGTGGCCACCGAGCCGGCCCCGGCCACCGTGCCGGAGCCGTAGCAGGAGAAACAACCGGAATTCCGGAAACCGCACAACACGTCCCCGAATGA
- a CDS encoding SapB/AmfS family lanthipeptide, whose product MALLDLQMMESSEYGGGGGSVISLLLCNSHASVTLCL is encoded by the coding sequence ATGGCACTTCTCGACCTGCAGATGATGGAGTCCTCCGAATACGGCGGTGGCGGCGGCAGCGTCATCAGCCTCCTCCTCTGCAACAGCCACGCGAGCGTCACCCTGTGCCTGTGA
- a CDS encoding ABC transporter ATP-binding protein codes for MLGALRHSAAQAAAVLLLGVASTGLNLALPALLAHTLDLLLAHRPAAAWLAACAALTTALVVCDALEGLFSGTTDARAGAWLRRRLLHHVLAAGPRAAGRYDTGDLVSRIVGNAAQAGGAPIALAATGAAVLTPLGALAALAVLDPWTAGAFLLGMPLLALLLRAFVRDTGDCVARYQEHQGEMAGRLVEAVGGARTIAAAGTGRRETARVLAPLPGLSRQGHRMWHVQGRSTAQAAVLVPLLQIAVLTVAGIRLSYGALTVGELLAVSRYATLATGVGQLVGHLNGLVRSRAAARRLAEVLQLPAVRYGRRQLPPGGGALSLRGVTVRHGDRAVLSGLDLTVPGGRTVAVVGRSGAGKTALAALAGRLADPDAGSVTLDGVPLPELDHDALRRAVGYAFERPALLGGTIHGTLALGAYEPGRTEVVAAARAACADPFVRRLPQGYRTPCAAAPLSGGEAQRLGLARAFAHAERLLVLDDATSSLDTVTELSVGRALVRDVRATTRLIVAHRASTAARADLVAWLDAGRVRALAPHAELWRVPEYRALFGAPGDAGDAAESAAGGSADGVPGDGPQVPGDGPGDVPRRGAAS; via the coding sequence CTGCTCGGCGCGCTGCGCCACAGCGCGGCACAGGCCGCCGCCGTCCTCCTGCTCGGCGTCGCCTCCACCGGCCTGAACCTGGCGCTGCCCGCCCTCCTGGCACACACCCTCGACCTGCTGCTGGCCCACCGTCCGGCCGCCGCCTGGCTCGCCGCCTGCGCGGCCCTGACCACCGCGCTGGTGGTCTGCGACGCACTGGAGGGGCTGTTCTCCGGCACCACCGACGCCCGGGCCGGCGCCTGGCTGCGGCGGCGGCTGCTGCACCACGTCCTCGCCGCCGGGCCGCGCGCGGCCGGCCGGTACGACACCGGCGACCTGGTCTCCCGGATCGTGGGGAACGCGGCCCAGGCAGGCGGGGCGCCCATCGCGCTGGCGGCCACCGGCGCCGCGGTCCTCACCCCCCTCGGCGCCCTGGCCGCCCTGGCCGTCCTGGACCCGTGGACCGCCGGCGCGTTCCTGCTGGGCATGCCGCTGCTGGCCCTGCTGCTGCGCGCCTTCGTACGGGATACCGGTGACTGCGTGGCCCGGTACCAGGAGCACCAAGGGGAGATGGCCGGTCGGCTCGTCGAGGCGGTCGGCGGGGCCCGTACGATCGCGGCGGCGGGCACCGGACGGCGCGAGACGGCCCGGGTGCTGGCCCCGCTGCCCGGACTCTCCCGCCAGGGCCACCGGATGTGGCACGTCCAGGGACGGTCCACCGCGCAGGCCGCCGTGCTCGTACCGCTGCTCCAGATCGCGGTGCTGACCGTGGCCGGAATTCGACTGTCCTACGGCGCGCTGACCGTCGGCGAACTGCTGGCCGTCTCCCGCTACGCCACACTGGCCACCGGAGTCGGCCAGCTCGTGGGACACCTCAACGGCCTCGTGCGCAGCAGGGCCGCCGCCCGCCGGCTCGCCGAGGTCCTCCAACTGCCCGCGGTACGTTACGGGCGCCGCCAACTGCCGCCCGGTGGCGGTGCGTTGTCCCTGCGCGGGGTCACCGTGCGGCACGGTGACCGCGCCGTCCTGAGCGGTCTGGACCTGACCGTGCCCGGCGGGAGGACCGTGGCGGTCGTCGGGCGCTCCGGCGCCGGCAAGACCGCGCTGGCCGCGCTGGCCGGACGGCTGGCCGACCCCGACGCGGGCAGCGTCACCCTCGACGGGGTCCCGCTGCCCGAACTGGACCACGACGCGCTGCGCCGCGCGGTCGGCTACGCCTTCGAGCGGCCCGCGCTCCTCGGCGGCACGATCCACGGCACGCTGGCCCTGGGAGCGTATGAACCGGGCCGTACGGAGGTGGTGGCCGCGGCCCGCGCCGCCTGCGCCGACCCCTTCGTCCGCCGCCTCCCGCAGGGGTACCGGACGCCGTGCGCGGCGGCCCCGCTCTCCGGCGGCGAAGCCCAACGCCTGGGCCTGGCCCGTGCGTTCGCCCACGCCGAGCGGCTGCTCGTGCTGGACGACGCCACCTCCAGCCTGGACACGGTCACGGAACTGAGCGTCGGCCGGGCCCTGGTGCGCGACGTACGGGCCACCACGCGCCTGATCGTCGCCCACCGCGCCTCGACGGCGGCCCGGGCCGATCTCGTCGCCTGGCTCGATGCCGGCCGCGTACGGGCGCTGGCGCCGCACGCGGAGCTGTGGCGAGTGCCGGAGTACCGCGCGCTGTTCGGCGCTCCGGGGGACGCCGGCGATGCGGCGGAGAGTGCGGCGGGCGGATCGGCGGACGGGGTGCCGGGTGACGGGCCTCAGGTGCCGGGTGACGGACCTGGCGACGTGCCGCGGAGGGGAGCCGCGTCATGA